The proteins below come from a single Mycobacterium parmense genomic window:
- a CDS encoding enoyl-CoA hydratase, whose translation MTLSEQADAKAGGADAEGLVSYETLDDGRVARIWLNRPESHNAQSRGLLVQLDEAFLRAEADDGVRVVILAARGRNFSAGHDLGSELALAERQPGPGQHPTFRINGATRDPVAEKTYLQEWHYFFQNTCRWRDLRKITIAQVQGNAISAGLMLIWACDLIVAADNAKFSDVVAVRMGMPGVEYYAHPWEFGPRKAKELLLTGDALDADEAYRLGMVSKVFPVDELADKTLEFARRIADRPTMAALLVKDSVNAASDAMGFTEALRHAFHIHELGHAHWAAHNENRYPVGLPPDVEDWRNAKPTKLATRDTP comes from the coding sequence ATGACACTTTCCGAGCAAGCCGACGCGAAAGCGGGCGGCGCCGACGCCGAGGGCCTGGTGAGCTACGAGACCCTCGACGACGGCCGCGTCGCCCGGATCTGGCTCAACCGTCCCGAGTCCCACAACGCGCAGAGCCGCGGCCTGCTGGTGCAGCTCGACGAGGCATTCCTGCGGGCTGAGGCAGACGACGGCGTCCGGGTGGTGATCCTGGCCGCGCGCGGCCGCAACTTCTCCGCCGGCCACGACCTGGGCTCCGAATTGGCTCTCGCCGAGCGGCAGCCCGGGCCCGGCCAGCACCCGACCTTCCGGATCAACGGCGCCACCCGCGATCCCGTGGCGGAGAAGACCTACCTGCAGGAGTGGCACTACTTTTTCCAAAACACCTGCCGCTGGCGCGATCTGCGCAAGATCACCATCGCCCAGGTGCAGGGCAACGCGATCTCGGCGGGCCTGATGCTGATCTGGGCGTGCGACCTCATCGTGGCCGCCGACAACGCGAAGTTCAGCGACGTGGTGGCGGTGCGCATGGGCATGCCGGGCGTCGAATACTACGCTCACCCTTGGGAATTCGGCCCTCGCAAGGCCAAGGAGCTGCTGCTGACCGGGGATGCGCTCGACGCCGACGAGGCCTACCGGCTGGGCATGGTGTCCAAGGTCTTCCCCGTCGACGAATTAGCGGACAAGACATTGGAATTCGCGCGGCGTATTGCCGACCGGCCGACGATGGCGGCGCTGCTGGTGAAGGATTCGGTGAACGCCGCCTCCGACGCGATGGGGTTCACCGAGGCGCTGCGGCACGCTTTCCACATCCACGAGCTCGGGCACGCGCACTGGGCGGCCCACAACGAGAACCGCTACCCGGTGGGCCTGCCGCCCGACGTCGAGGACTGGCGCAACGCCAAGCCGACGAAGCTGGCGACCCGCGACACCCCGTAG
- a CDS encoding SDR family oxidoreductase: MQLSFENRTYLVTGGGSGIGKGVAAGLVAAGANVMIVGRNADRLAGAAEELEARGPGHIRYEPADVTNEDEATRAVDAATAWHGQLHGAVHCAGGSETIGPITQIDSEAWRRTVDLNVNGTMYVLKHVARELVRGGGGSFVGISSIAASNTHRWFGAYGVSKSAVDHMMQLAADELGASWVRVNSIRPGLIRTDLVAPVFALPELSADYAQCTPLPRPGEVEDVANLAMFLLSDAACYITGQVINVDGGLMLRRGPDYSAMLEPAFGAEGLRGVV; this comes from the coding sequence GTGCAGCTTTCTTTCGAGAACCGGACGTACCTGGTCACCGGTGGTGGCAGCGGAATCGGCAAGGGCGTCGCGGCCGGACTCGTCGCTGCGGGCGCCAACGTCATGATCGTCGGGCGCAACGCCGACCGGCTGGCCGGCGCCGCCGAGGAGCTCGAGGCGCGCGGGCCCGGGCACATTCGCTACGAGCCCGCCGACGTCACCAACGAGGACGAAGCCACCCGCGCGGTGGACGCCGCGACGGCCTGGCACGGGCAACTGCACGGCGCGGTGCACTGCGCGGGCGGATCCGAGACAATCGGGCCGATCACCCAGATCGACTCGGAGGCGTGGCGGCGCACCGTCGACCTCAACGTCAACGGCACCATGTACGTGCTCAAGCACGTCGCACGCGAGCTGGTCCGCGGTGGTGGTGGCTCCTTCGTCGGCATCTCGTCGATCGCGGCTAGCAACACCCACCGCTGGTTCGGCGCTTACGGGGTCAGCAAATCGGCCGTCGACCACATGATGCAGCTGGCCGCCGACGAGCTGGGCGCGTCGTGGGTGCGGGTCAACAGCATCCGGCCCGGCCTGATCCGCACCGACCTCGTGGCGCCGGTGTTCGCCCTGCCGGAGCTGAGCGCGGACTACGCGCAGTGCACCCCCCTGCCGCGGCCCGGTGAAGTCGAAGACGTCGCCAACCTGGCGATGTTCCTGCTCAGCGACGCAGCCTGCTACATCACCGGGCAGGTCATCAACGTCGACGGTGGCCTGATGCTGCGCCGCGGCCCCGATTATTCGGCCATGCTGGAGCCCGCGTTCGGCGCCGAGGGGCTGCGTGGGGTGGTGTGA